Proteins encoded in a region of the Paenibacillus sp. W2I17 genome:
- a CDS encoding sugar ABC transporter permease gives MVLPAAIMVFIFSYIPMSGILMAFQDYKPALGFFNSEWVGLKHFRYMWENDYFLQITWNTLFFACTKIVMNLIIPFVFALLLNEVRKMALKRTIQTLVYLPHFLSWVTLSGILIDILAQTGIVNQFLVSVFGIKPIFFLGDGSWFRFTIIASDVWKEFGFNTIIFLAALSGINPSLYEAAEVDGAGRWKQTMYITIPALIPIGIVIATLALGNVLNANFDQIFNLYSPLIYQQGDIIDTFVYREGLLSGQFSFATAVNLFKSVISLILIVISYRLAYRFAGYRIF, from the coding sequence ATGGTGTTGCCGGCGGCCATTATGGTCTTTATATTTTCATACATTCCGATGTCCGGGATTTTGATGGCATTTCAGGATTATAAACCTGCACTGGGATTTTTCAATTCCGAATGGGTAGGACTAAAGCACTTCAGGTACATGTGGGAAAATGATTACTTCCTGCAAATTACGTGGAACACGCTATTTTTTGCCTGCACGAAGATTGTCATGAATCTGATTATTCCGTTTGTCTTTGCCTTATTGCTCAACGAGGTACGGAAGATGGCACTGAAAAGAACGATTCAGACGCTTGTGTATCTTCCTCACTTTCTGTCCTGGGTTACGTTATCAGGCATCCTGATCGACATTCTGGCCCAGACGGGTATTGTCAATCAGTTCCTGGTATCGGTATTTGGCATCAAGCCGATCTTCTTCCTGGGGGATGGCAGCTGGTTCCGATTCACGATTATTGCGAGTGATGTCTGGAAAGAGTTTGGATTCAACACAATCATCTTCCTCGCGGCACTGTCCGGCATCAACCCTTCACTCTATGAAGCGGCTGAGGTGGACGGCGCAGGACGCTGGAAGCAAACGATGTATATTACCATCCCGGCTCTTATTCCGATTGGGATCGTCATTGCAACCTTGGCACTGGGGAATGTGCTTAACGCCAACTTTGACCAGATCTTTAACTTATATAGTCCGTTGATTTACCAACAAGGAGATATTATCGATACGTTTGTGTATAGAGAAGGTCTGCTTAGTGGACAGTTCAGTTTCGCTACCGCTGTGAATCTGTTCAAATCGGTCATCAGCCTGATCCTGATTGTGATCTCGTACCGACTGGCTTACCGATTCGCCGGATACCGAATTTTCTAG
- a CDS encoding sensor histidine kinase produces MYIWKRLMPFQNKTRSRFSLFAKINLLIVVLFIPILIMYTYSNNVTYDVVSKELQISNTKQLTFLSSQIDSRINQMMDFSLILSRDPNVRAFNGLNMWDDRYDRMQTRYVIQEKMTLQTSVTDIWPTRYAVYSQQNEDVIANYNRTTGYDEAYLKKNMSGQWTYGDQSAESQDEMKSFYWFFTDSLAQPGMLTGSNLVIEASFSYENIQNMLDTYKAGGQGDPFLYHKGNAPILNRSADKQLSAALTQYLDTHSPEDTTQDVVELNGKKYLVSSVKSTYLDWHLVDVIPLYQILKPISLSQNLFYTCMILLLVVGISASILLYRNVQYPIKKLIKGLRRVEQGDYSVRLYSKNQNEFSFLFRRFNDMSHQIQDLIENVFHEKIRAREATLKQLQAQINPHFLYNCLGYIINMAQMKDEQAVVSMAHNLSAYYRYTTRMERETSSLQEEIKLLINYLDIQKLRNGRIEYHIDIPEDMLAQSVPRLMLQPMVENSVIHGVAKSYSSGEIRITGERLNGFGRIYIDDDGPGLSPEQYEALNLKMQEPLQEEMGCGLWNTHQRITHLFGSHSYLLFGPSPLGGFRTEIIWELPKEDTDSDKGNTDTN; encoded by the coding sequence ATGTATATATGGAAGCGCTTAATGCCTTTTCAAAATAAAACCAGATCCCGATTCAGTCTATTCGCCAAAATAAACTTGTTAATTGTGGTCTTATTCATCCCCATTCTGATCATGTACACCTACTCGAATAACGTCACCTATGATGTCGTCAGCAAAGAATTGCAGATCTCCAACACAAAACAACTTACGTTTCTGTCCAGTCAGATCGACTCCCGTATCAATCAGATGATGGATTTCAGCCTGATTCTCTCCCGAGATCCGAATGTCAGAGCCTTCAACGGCCTGAACATGTGGGATGATCGATATGACCGGATGCAGACCCGTTATGTGATTCAGGAGAAAATGACGCTTCAGACGAGCGTTACCGATATATGGCCTACCCGATATGCGGTGTATTCACAGCAGAATGAGGATGTCATCGCCAACTACAATCGAACTACCGGATATGATGAGGCGTATTTGAAAAAAAATATGAGCGGACAATGGACCTATGGGGACCAAAGTGCCGAATCACAAGATGAGATGAAATCCTTCTACTGGTTCTTTACGGACTCCCTTGCCCAACCAGGAATGCTCACTGGAAGCAATCTGGTGATTGAAGCCAGCTTCAGCTATGAGAACATTCAGAATATGCTGGATACGTATAAAGCAGGCGGACAAGGTGATCCTTTCTTATATCACAAAGGAAATGCACCCATTCTGAATCGCAGCGCGGACAAACAGTTATCCGCAGCACTCACTCAGTATCTGGATACGCACTCGCCAGAGGATACCACACAGGACGTGGTCGAACTGAACGGAAAGAAATATCTGGTTAGCTCCGTGAAGTCCACCTATCTGGATTGGCATCTGGTTGACGTCATCCCGCTGTATCAGATTTTGAAACCCATCTCGCTCAGTCAGAATCTGTTCTACACCTGTATGATTTTGCTGCTGGTGGTGGGTATCTCTGCGTCAATCCTGCTGTACCGGAATGTTCAATATCCGATCAAAAAACTGATCAAAGGTTTACGCCGTGTAGAGCAAGGGGATTATTCTGTCCGACTGTATAGCAAAAACCAGAATGAGTTCTCATTCCTGTTCCGCCGATTCAACGATATGTCCCATCAGATTCAGGATCTGATCGAGAATGTGTTCCATGAGAAAATTAGAGCCAGGGAAGCTACGCTGAAGCAATTACAAGCGCAGATCAATCCGCATTTCCTATATAATTGTCTAGGTTATATCATCAACATGGCCCAGATGAAGGACGAGCAAGCCGTGGTCTCCATGGCGCATAACCTAAGTGCGTATTATCGCTACACCACCCGTATGGAACGGGAGACGTCGTCGCTACAAGAAGAGATCAAGCTGCTGATCAACTATCTGGATATCCAGAAGCTGCGTAATGGTCGCATTGAGTATCACATTGATATCCCTGAGGATATGCTTGCCCAGTCGGTGCCACGATTAATGCTTCAACCGATGGTCGAGAATTCAGTCATACATGGTGTGGCGAAATCCTACTCTTCCGGGGAAATTCGAATTACCGGGGAGCGCTTGAATGGTTTTGGCAGAATATACATCGACGACGATGGTCCCGGCTTAAGCCCGGAACAGTACGAGGCATTGAACCTGAAGATGCAGGAACCTTTACAAGAAGAAATGGGCTGCGGCCTTTGGAATACGCACCAACGAATCACGCACCTGTTCGGCAGTCATTCCTACCTCCTATTCGGCCCATCTCCACTTGGCGGATTCCGAACCGAAATCATCTGGGAGTTACCGAAAGAGGACACCGATTCCGATAAAGGAAATACCGATACAAATTGA
- a CDS encoding ABC transporter substrate-binding protein, giving the protein MIKFKKTWWSLLMVITLITITACGSGETASDNGNNTPGTVGSAEAEAAFAKGKYDPPIEFSSVLMPKKYVQGDTKENNVHDRWMLETLGMKHKDTWYPANDDQYRQKLQLAIASGEKLPDFVTVPTNAVLTNQLIDSGQFIAIDELFDKYASQTLKDHAAAHPELWYPFTKDGKKYNMPIMEYTDNDDTLLWLREDWMEKLNLEAPKTIADLENIMDKFKNENPDGLSPDKVFPLAISLKNNTNTWMGQLDWLFGAYGTIEEQWNKDANGNLEYGSVNPGAKQALAKLAEWMDKGYIHADSALWDEGKSAESWTAGKAGILPGANWVPDWPAPDLLKNVPGSKYKAYPVPAGPDGKIGTKWQNSGVNASIMINKDAKHPEAIFLYYNYLLDNLANPKAGSEYEYGFAKGYDWDIIDGQPTSDKEKIKDFSNEFPFLTGPARIPDLYMKTLVKLANGEKPETPYEKQMAEFRKPENWYAGKVVMSQIDVRKQNYFTGAATPTMVSKWNLLRQSEMETFNKIIYGNLPIDAFDQFVANWKSNGGDQITQEVNDWFKSVSAK; this is encoded by the coding sequence ATGATCAAATTCAAAAAAACATGGTGGTCACTGCTCATGGTTATCACGCTCATCACGATCACTGCGTGCGGCAGTGGCGAGACAGCCAGTGACAATGGTAATAATACGCCGGGAACTGTCGGCTCAGCTGAAGCAGAAGCTGCTTTTGCTAAAGGAAAATATGATCCACCGATCGAGTTCAGTTCGGTATTGATGCCGAAGAAATACGTGCAAGGAGATACCAAAGAAAATAACGTGCACGATCGCTGGATGCTCGAAACGCTGGGTATGAAGCATAAAGATACCTGGTATCCAGCCAATGACGATCAATACAGACAAAAGCTGCAACTGGCTATCGCCTCTGGTGAGAAACTGCCTGATTTCGTAACAGTACCTACCAATGCGGTATTGACCAATCAGCTGATCGACTCCGGTCAATTCATCGCAATTGATGAGTTGTTCGACAAGTACGCGAGTCAGACCCTGAAAGATCACGCAGCAGCACATCCTGAACTGTGGTATCCGTTCACCAAGGACGGCAAGAAATACAACATGCCGATCATGGAGTACACCGATAACGACGATACACTGCTCTGGCTCCGCGAGGACTGGATGGAGAAGCTGAACCTGGAAGCTCCGAAAACCATCGCAGACCTTGAGAACATCATGGACAAATTCAAGAACGAGAACCCGGACGGTCTGTCTCCAGACAAAGTATTCCCGCTGGCGATCTCGCTGAAAAATAACACCAACACCTGGATGGGTCAGCTCGACTGGTTGTTCGGTGCATACGGCACAATCGAGGAGCAATGGAACAAAGACGCAAACGGCAATCTCGAGTACGGCTCCGTTAACCCGGGTGCCAAACAAGCCCTTGCCAAGCTGGCTGAATGGATGGATAAAGGTTATATCCACGCTGACTCGGCTCTGTGGGACGAAGGCAAATCCGCTGAAAGCTGGACAGCTGGCAAAGCGGGCATTCTGCCTGGCGCAAACTGGGTACCGGACTGGCCTGCACCTGACCTGTTGAAGAACGTACCTGGCTCAAAGTATAAAGCTTACCCTGTTCCAGCTGGCCCAGACGGCAAGATCGGTACGAAGTGGCAGAACTCTGGTGTCAACGCAAGTATCATGATCAACAAGGATGCGAAGCATCCAGAAGCCATCTTCCTGTACTACAACTACTTGCTCGATAACCTGGCTAACCCGAAAGCGGGCAGTGAGTATGAATACGGCTTCGCCAAAGGTTACGACTGGGATATCATTGACGGACAACCGACCAGTGACAAAGAGAAGATCAAAGACTTCTCCAACGAATTCCCATTCCTGACCGGCCCAGCACGTATCCCGGATCTGTACATGAAAACACTCGTGAAGCTGGCAAACGGCGAGAAGCCTGAAACACCTTACGAGAAACAAATGGCCGAATTCCGTAAACCGGAAAACTGGTATGCAGGTAAAGTCGTGATGTCCCAGATCGACGTCCGTAAACAAAACTATTTCACTGGCGCTGCAACACCAACCATGGTATCCAAATGGAACCTGCTCCGCCAGTCTGAGATGGAAACCTTCAACAAAATCATCTACGGCAATCTGCCTATTGATGCCTTTGACCAATTCGTCGCCAACTGGAAATCCAATGGCGGTGACCAGATCACGCAAGAGGTGAATGATTGGTTTAAATCGGTAAGTGCGAAGTAA
- a CDS encoding response regulator, translating to MQMMIVDDEAHWVDNLSMTKPWHTLGIEHVHKAYSAHEALQMIDTHPIDIVISDIQMPEMTGIELIERIRIRDKKIKCILLSGYSEFDYAKKAIQFEAVDYLLKPPTDDELMGAVQKAIDQLNNEWELVSSLTRTQFTLRENLPHLRGRLLLGALQGQRIAAAEWDRKLANYALPFHTGDAALMLVRLEEEFGHYDSNDQTLIEYAIINMAEEIMGEFMEVWGVKEEHGYLVFLLQLKERKGDIGKETILEKLSIQLQSKVKQFLKGSLSIVITEWFTFPDQLYDRFRQASAYFRQIVGDEREFVMRVSDVETPAAQGPLDVLYTPPTFISLLESGQWEAAEEKILAVCAELDEKWSESWEHCMEAGFLITASFTNIAHRNKLTLTTLMGNDVEDLQSGEVFATISKLRKWSLSVLGKLKEGTSNEIKDIRSEYVKKIQDFTDKNLHLDVSLRVLADHVNLHPTHLSKIYKIETGEGISDYISRLRMDRACHKLVTTTKKVYEISMEIGYMDPAYFIKVFKRQFGVTPQEYRDQHK from the coding sequence ATGCAAATGATGATCGTAGACGATGAAGCACACTGGGTCGATAACCTGTCCATGACCAAGCCCTGGCACACGCTGGGGATCGAACATGTGCATAAAGCATACTCGGCACACGAAGCACTACAAATGATCGACACTCACCCCATCGATATCGTGATCTCAGACATTCAGATGCCTGAAATGACAGGTATTGAACTAATCGAACGCATCCGCATCCGGGACAAAAAAATAAAATGTATTCTGTTATCCGGCTATTCCGAATTTGATTACGCCAAAAAAGCCATCCAGTTCGAGGCCGTGGACTATCTGCTCAAGCCCCCGACTGACGATGAATTAATGGGTGCCGTTCAGAAGGCCATCGATCAATTGAATAACGAATGGGAACTTGTCAGTTCATTGACACGAACGCAGTTTACCTTGCGAGAGAATCTCCCCCATTTGCGGGGACGACTGCTCCTAGGAGCTTTACAGGGACAACGAATCGCCGCTGCGGAATGGGATCGGAAGCTCGCCAATTACGCTCTGCCCTTTCATACCGGGGATGCTGCTTTAATGCTGGTACGTCTGGAAGAAGAATTCGGACACTATGACAGCAATGATCAGACCCTGATCGAATATGCGATCATCAACATGGCGGAAGAGATTATGGGTGAGTTTATGGAAGTGTGGGGCGTCAAGGAGGAGCACGGATATCTGGTGTTTTTGCTACAGCTGAAAGAACGGAAAGGCGATATTGGTAAAGAAACCATTCTGGAGAAGCTTTCGATTCAGCTTCAATCCAAAGTAAAACAGTTTCTGAAAGGCTCCCTCTCCATCGTTATCACCGAGTGGTTCACCTTTCCGGATCAGCTTTACGATCGCTTCCGTCAGGCTTCCGCCTATTTCAGGCAGATCGTCGGAGACGAACGTGAATTCGTCATGCGTGTCAGCGATGTCGAGACACCTGCGGCACAAGGTCCCTTAGATGTACTATATACCCCGCCAACGTTTATTAGTCTGCTAGAAAGCGGACAGTGGGAAGCCGCCGAAGAGAAAATCCTCGCGGTCTGCGCAGAGCTGGATGAGAAATGGTCGGAATCATGGGAGCACTGCATGGAGGCAGGTTTTCTCATTACGGCTTCATTCACCAACATCGCCCACCGGAACAAACTGACTCTGACCACTTTAATGGGCAATGATGTTGAGGATTTGCAAAGTGGCGAAGTTTTCGCTACCATCAGCAAATTGCGGAAATGGTCGCTCAGCGTGCTGGGCAAACTCAAGGAAGGTACGTCCAACGAGATCAAAGACATCCGTTCCGAGTATGTGAAGAAGATTCAGGATTTTACAGATAAGAACCTGCATCTGGATGTATCTTTACGTGTGCTCGCTGACCATGTCAATCTGCACCCGACCCATTTGTCCAAAATCTATAAGATCGAAACCGGCGAAGGCATCAGTGATTATATCTCGCGCCTGCGCATGGATCGGGCCTGCCACAAGCTGGTCACGACCACCAAAAAAGTGTACGAAATCAGCATGGAGATTGGCTATATGGACCCGGCTTATTTTATCAAAGTGTTCAAGCGTCAATTCGGCGTTACGCCGCAAGAATATAGAGACCAGCATAAATAA